One window of the Devosia sp. 2618 genome contains the following:
- a CDS encoding NtaA/DmoA family FMN-dependent monooxygenase (This protein belongs to a clade of FMN-dependent monooxygenases, within a broader family of flavin-dependent oxidoreductases, the luciferase-like monooxygenase (LMM) family, some of whose members use coenzyme F420 rather than FMN.): protein MSAKRQIRLAAFIYSGQTAQAWRHPDITAHDQLEIEYFVDYAKTAEAGLFDTLFLADSTIVPKAPDHVLETLWSTSQFEPVTLMANLAAHTEHVGFIYTASVSDYDPSLLARQAASLDHLSHGRAGWNLVTSNGPATKRLGIAEDEEHGERYERAYEFYRATTALWDSFEDDAFIVDKERGVYLDVAKLHRPNIEGRWYKVTEPLRIGRPPQGYPVIAQAGSSETGRDFGAHVGDAIFCSNLSLEGAKAFYKDVKSRAVKHGREADDVKIITGTGVIWAQSQAEAEEKADLIASLHPIDVAVRNLGIDLTGYDLDEPFPVENRNAHGPGTGRAQVITDYAVGNGWTIRQTAQRLASTLTHRLIAGTTTHIADQIEEWFEAEAADGFVIMSPFLLNGFRDFITHVVPELQRRGLYRTEYEGKTLRENLGLKRPENQYVRSARAQAAE, encoded by the coding sequence CGCAGGCTTGGCGGCACCCCGATATTACCGCGCATGACCAGCTCGAGATCGAGTATTTCGTCGACTATGCCAAGACCGCCGAGGCCGGGCTGTTCGACACGCTGTTCCTCGCGGATTCAACCATTGTGCCCAAGGCTCCAGACCATGTGCTGGAGACTCTGTGGAGCACCAGCCAGTTTGAGCCGGTCACGCTGATGGCTAATCTGGCAGCACACACCGAGCATGTGGGCTTCATCTACACGGCGTCAGTGTCGGACTATGATCCGTCGCTGCTGGCCCGGCAGGCCGCCTCGCTTGATCATCTGAGCCACGGCCGCGCTGGATGGAACCTCGTGACATCCAACGGGCCCGCCACCAAACGCCTTGGCATTGCCGAGGATGAGGAACACGGCGAACGCTATGAACGTGCCTACGAATTCTATCGGGCGACGACCGCCCTGTGGGACAGCTTTGAAGACGATGCCTTCATCGTCGACAAGGAACGCGGCGTTTATCTCGATGTTGCCAAGCTGCACCGGCCCAATATTGAGGGACGTTGGTACAAGGTCACGGAGCCATTGCGCATCGGGCGACCGCCACAGGGGTATCCGGTTATCGCCCAAGCCGGTAGTTCCGAGACAGGGCGTGATTTTGGCGCGCATGTCGGCGATGCGATTTTCTGTTCGAACCTGTCGCTCGAAGGGGCCAAGGCTTTCTATAAGGACGTCAAAAGCCGGGCCGTCAAACATGGCCGCGAAGCTGATGACGTCAAGATCATCACCGGCACCGGCGTCATCTGGGCGCAAAGTCAGGCCGAGGCCGAAGAAAAAGCCGACCTCATTGCGAGCCTGCACCCCATCGATGTTGCGGTGCGCAATCTTGGCATCGATCTCACGGGCTACGACCTCGACGAACCATTCCCCGTAGAGAACCGCAATGCACATGGACCGGGCACCGGCCGTGCCCAGGTTATCACCGACTATGCCGTGGGCAATGGCTGGACGATCCGCCAGACTGCGCAGCGCCTTGCCTCAACCCTGACCCATCGGTTGATTGCTGGCACCACTACCCATATTGCCGACCAGATCGAGGAGTGGTTCGAGGCCGAAGCAGCTGATGGTTTTGTCATCATGTCGCCGTTCCTGCTCAATGGCTTCCGGGACTTCATCACTCATGTTGTTCCCGAACTGCAGCGGCGCGGCCTCTATCGAACTGAATACGAAGGCAAGACGCTGCGCGAAAATCTGGGCCTGAAACGTCCTGAAAATCA